A genomic window from Candidatus Thiocaldithrix dubininis includes:
- a CDS encoding MlaD family protein, giving the protein MVDDTFASLPSVAVRKRRWPSPIWLLPLIALLIGLWLLYQNWYKTGPTIVVQFTNAEGIEPGKTEVRYKAVAVGKLKSLRVSDDLKYVDAEIILSRDMGKHLGSDARFWIVSPRITRSGISGLSTFFSGTYIGMSPGTNSDDQTYYMGEDRPPVIAPTEAGRRFYLLADSLGSIDIGAPIFYKQLQVGEVIDFKLLDKNAGVQLEVFIRDPYYELVRNNSRFWNASGAEFKFGANGATFRMESLTSLISGGIAFETPKAFDESPASPAQQTFVLYKNYDNTQEKQYAQRLYYVMHFQGNVRGLAVGNPVEFQGVPVGQVENIDIRLDKTSQQLKVPVLVSIQPQQFDESLTPNTADMAMRQLVDRGLRAKLDTSSLLTGQKVITLTMEKSPKSADIVKIGGYSEFPTISAALDDLPAMAADVMSSLQETLDGVKRIVNSGKLDKTIDSANSMLKEVEKAVKEAQKVIKQVDQQTLPGVTKNLERVTGNVDQVSQEFNRSLQQLQGSLEQIDRLTARNSPTQYQLDEMMEEVTNAARSVRTLSETLERKPNSLLRGKPNEALE; this is encoded by the coding sequence ATGGTAGATGATACGTTTGCAAGCTTACCCAGCGTGGCAGTACGCAAGCGCCGTTGGCCGTCGCCGATTTGGTTATTGCCCTTAATCGCGCTCTTAATTGGCTTATGGTTGTTATATCAAAACTGGTATAAAACCGGACCAACGATTGTGGTGCAATTCACCAATGCTGAAGGGATTGAACCCGGCAAAACCGAAGTGCGTTATAAAGCGGTAGCCGTGGGTAAACTTAAATCCTTACGAGTCAGCGATGATCTAAAGTATGTTGACGCGGAAATCATACTCAGCCGCGATATGGGTAAACATTTAGGCAGCGATGCGCGGTTTTGGATTGTTAGCCCCCGCATTACCCGTTCCGGTATTTCCGGTTTGAGCACCTTCTTTTCCGGTACGTATATTGGCATGAGTCCGGGCACAAATAGCGATGATCAAACCTATTATATGGGTGAAGATCGCCCGCCTGTGATTGCGCCCACCGAAGCCGGACGGCGCTTTTATTTACTAGCCGATTCGTTAGGTTCAATTGATATTGGTGCGCCTATTTTTTATAAGCAGTTGCAAGTCGGCGAAGTCATTGACTTTAAATTGTTGGATAAAAACGCGGGCGTACAATTAGAAGTGTTTATTCGTGACCCTTACTATGAATTGGTGCGTAACAATAGTCGGTTTTGGAATGCCAGTGGTGCTGAATTTAAATTTGGTGCAAATGGCGCAACCTTCCGTATGGAGTCGTTAACCTCTTTAATTTCCGGCGGAATTGCCTTTGAAACCCCCAAAGCATTTGACGAAAGCCCAGCAAGCCCCGCACAGCAAACCTTTGTCTTATATAAGAATTATGACAACACGCAAGAAAAGCAATACGCGCAACGCTTGTATTATGTCATGCACTTTCAAGGCAATGTACGCGGTTTAGCTGTGGGAAATCCGGTTGAATTTCAAGGCGTACCAGTAGGACAGGTGGAAAATATTGATATTCGCTTAGATAAAACGAGCCAACAACTTAAAGTGCCGGTGTTAGTTTCAATTCAACCGCAGCAATTTGATGAATCGTTAACACCTAATACAGCGGATATGGCTATGCGGCAACTGGTAGACCGTGGGTTACGCGCTAAATTGGATACCAGTAGTCTATTAACCGGACAAAAAGTTATTACGCTAACAATGGAAAAATCGCCAAAATCCGCCGATATTGTCAAAATTGGTGGTTATAGCGAATTCCCCACGATTAGCGCGGCGTTAGACGATTTACCAGCAATGGCAGCGGATGTCATGAGCAGTTTGCAAGAAACCCTCGACGGCGTTAAGCGCATTGTTAATAGTGGCAAACTGGATAAAACCATTGATAGCGCGAATTCTATGCTAAAAGAAGTAGAAAAAGCCGTCAAAGAAGCGCAAAAAGTCATTAAACAAGTCGACCAGCAAACCCTGCCGGGTGTTACCAAAAATCTAGAGCGAGTAACCGGTAATGTGGATCAAGTCAGCCAAGAATTCAATCGCTCGCTGCAACAATTACAAGGCTCGCTGGAACAAATCGACCGCTTAACTGCTCGCAATTCGCCCACACAATACCAGTTAGATGAAATGATGGAAGAAGTCACCAATGCGGCGCGTTCGGTGCGAACCTTATCTGAAACCTTGGAACGTAAGCCCAATTCCTTATTACGCGGCAAACCCAATGAGGCATTAGAATGA
- a CDS encoding PqiC family protein, translating into MKHLAALTLSALSLVACSNSNTSTHYYSLQTPHIVATPHIVAYHSLGVGPIKLPSLLDREGVVMRTNAHSLHISDKYLWGGQLEDEFLRALSRQLQARLPNTLIQMLPWEVQQSPQAQIAVQVDQFDGQLGQQAVLSGHWELQQPRDGKILGTQNFNLVITLADKKVDTLINAQAQLVSQLAAQIAASL; encoded by the coding sequence ATGAAGCATTTAGCGGCATTAACCCTGAGCGCCCTGAGTTTAGTGGCTTGTTCTAACAGTAATACCTCCACCCATTACTACAGCCTGCAAACACCGCATATTGTGGCAACACCGCATATTGTGGCATACCATAGCTTAGGCGTAGGACCAATTAAACTGCCGAGTTTATTAGATCGCGAAGGCGTGGTTATGCGTACTAATGCGCATAGCTTGCACATTTCGGATAAGTATTTGTGGGGCGGGCAATTAGAAGATGAATTTTTACGCGCTTTGAGTCGGCAATTACAAGCTCGCTTGCCAAATACCTTAATTCAAATGTTGCCTTGGGAAGTGCAACAAAGCCCACAAGCGCAAATTGCTGTTCAAGTAGACCAATTCGATGGGCAGTTAGGACAACAAGCCGTGTTAAGCGGACATTGGGAATTGCAGCAACCGCGTGACGGCAAAATTTTGGGAACACAAAACTTTAATTTAGTCATAACGCTAGCGGATAAAAAGGTGGATACCCTGATTAATGCACAAGCGCAGCTAGTCTCACAATTAGCCGCACAAATTGCCGCTAGCTTATAA
- a CDS encoding GNAT family N-acetyltransferase: MNVNIRLATVEDLTAICELAEQSLRLHYQHAPQVFAPLPGIERDREFWLSLIQAQYACFWVAEQQQQVLGFCFARLLPAGLSFLRNRLLCHISTVVVDSQAQRQGIGASLVQAVERWAKQQRAAEVRLEVFDFNEPAIALYAKQGFHTQSHIMTKLI, from the coding sequence ATGAATGTGAATATTCGCCTTGCCACGGTTGAGGATTTAACCGCCATTTGTGAATTGGCTGAACAGTCCCTGCGTTTACATTATCAACACGCGCCGCAGGTATTTGCACCCCTACCGGGTATTGAACGTGACCGCGAGTTTTGGTTAAGTTTAATTCAAGCGCAATATGCGTGTTTTTGGGTAGCAGAACAACAACAGCAAGTATTAGGCTTTTGCTTTGCCCGCTTATTGCCTGCCGGTTTAAGCTTTTTGCGCAATCGTTTACTGTGTCATATCAGTACAGTGGTGGTGGATAGCCAAGCGCAACGTCAAGGCATTGGCGCGAGTTTAGTACAAGCGGTGGAGCGCTGGGCAAAGCAACAACGTGCCGCCGAAGTACGTTTAGAAGTATTTGATTTTAATGAGCCTGCCATTGCTTTATATGCTAAACAAGGCTTTCACACGCAATCACATATTATGACCAAACTGATTTAA